The genomic window ATCGGCAGATCCGACTCCCACTCGGTCACCACCGTCGGGTAGACGGCGTCGTGCACGACGTGCGCCTTCGACGGCCACCGCCGGTAGATCGCGGGACGGCCCACACCGGCCCGGGTGGCGATGGCGTCGATCGACGTTCCCGCGTACCCGTTCTCGATCAGCAGTTCCCGGGTTGCCTGCAGCACCGCGTCGTCGATCGCAGGATTGCGCTGCGGCCCCAACCGGTGCTGCGCAGGAATTTTCAACGACATTCTTCAAACCTCTTACACGGAAACGTGACAGTCGTTACATTGTGTCACGGCTCAGTCGATACGGAATGTATCGGGTAGGCCATCCGAGTCCCGCAGACCGGGAGGCCGCCGCTCCTCAGCGGCCTCCCGCCCACCGAAGGGTCGTCATGAGCGCCGAGCACACCACCGGAAACCCGGACTTCTCCGAAGTGGCCCGTCCCGGCGCATCCCGCACCGACCCCGCCGAACTCGCGCACCGCTTGCAGACCTGGCTGCGGACCACACTGCCCACCGATGCGGAACCGCAGGTCGTAGACGTGCAGGTGCCCGACGCGAACGGCATGTCCAACGAGACGATCCTGTTCGACGCCGTGTGGCTCGAGACCGGCGAACGCCGGCACCACCACCTCGTGGCCCGCATCGCACCTGCCCCGTCGGGGGTGCCGATCTTCCCGTCGTACGACCTGGACCGGCAGTACCGGATCATGCAGGCCGTCGGCGAACGGTCGACCGTTCCGGTGCCACGCGTGTACTGGTCGGAGACGTCACCGGAGCCGCTCGGGGGCGAATTCTTCGTCATGGAACGCCGTGACGGGCTGATCCCGCCGGACGTGATGCCCTACAACTTCGGCTCGTGGCTGTCGGAGTGCACCGACACCGAACGACGCCGACTGCAGGACGCCTCGGTCGGTGTCCTCGCCGATCTGCACGCGATACCCGAACCGGCGCAACTATTCCCGGACGCGGACGAGGATTCCGCCGCGGCCGCGCTGCGCGCCCACGTCGACGGGCAGCGCCGCTACTACGAGTGGGCGACGGCGGGCGGACCGCGCTCGCCGCTCATCGAACGCGCTCTCGACTGGCTCGATACGCACTGCCCGTCCCCGTCCGGCCCGGCCGTGCTCTGCTGGGGCGACTCGCGGATCGGGAACGTCATCTACCGCGACTTCGAGCCCGTCGCGGTCCTGGACTGGGAGATGGCGACGATCGGGCCCCGCGAACTCGACCTCGGCTGGATGATCTTCATCCACCGCTTCTTCGAGGACCTCGCGGCCGTCGCCGGACTACCGGGACTGCCCGATCTGCTGCGCCGCGACGACGTCGCCCGCACCTACACCGACCGTACCGGGCACACCCCCGAGGATCTGGACTTCTACACCCTGTACGCAGCCCTGAGGCACGCGATCATCATGTTCCGGATCCAATGCCGCGCAGTGGCATTCGGTCAGGCCGAGGCGCCGGCCGACCCGGACGACATGATCATGCACCGCAAGGCGCTCGAAGAGATGCTCGCCGGCACCTACTGGGGCCGCGTCGACGGAACGGAGGTGGCGTGATGCTCTCCCCCATGGACGACTTCCCGGTGCACCAGATCGCCGAACCGATCCGGCACGTCGGCACGTCGGACCGCAACTTCTACGACCGCTACTACTTCAACTGCCATCCCGGCCTCGACTACGACGGCGAACCGCTGTTCCTCATCGTCGGCCTGGGCCAGTACCCGAATCTCGGTGTCACCGACGGGTTCGCGGTGCTTCGCCGCGGCGACGACCACATCGTGGCACGGGCGTCCAAAGCCCTCGGCCACGACCGCATGGACGTCTCCGTCGGCCCGCTGCGCATCGAGGTGATCGAAGGCCTGCACCGGCTGCGGGTGGTCCTCGAGCCCACCGCGGAGGCACCCGACCTGTCGTTCGATCTCGTCTTCACCTCGGACACCCCGGCCGCCTTGGAGGCCAGGCATTTCCACCGCCAGCTCGAGCGGGTCACGTTCGACACCCAGCGGTTCGTGCAGACCGGACGGTGGGAGGGCACCCTGACCGTCGACGGGGAGACGATCCCCGTCACCCCCGACACGTGGCGCGGCAACCGGGACCGGTCCTGGGGTGTGCGCCCGGTCGGCGAAGCCGAACCGGCCGGCCGCCGCGCCGACCCGGCGCTCGCCGGCGACCAGAACTTCTTCTGGATCTACGCGGTCATGCAGTTCGACGACTTCTCGATCGTCACGATCGTGCAGGAGGACCGCCGTGGCCGGCGGATCGTCGAGGACGCCACCCGCGTGTGGACCGACCGCAGTCGTGAACCCGAATGGCTCGGCCGCACCGAACACGACCTGTCGTTCGTCTCGGGCACGCGGGAGGTGGCCGCCGGCACCCTCGAGTTCCATCGCCCCGGCGGGTACGGGCGACCCGACGACGTCCTCACCGTCACGTGCGAGCCGGTTCTCCCCCACTACCTCGGCGTCGGCACCGGCTACGGCCTCGAACAGGACTGGCGGCACGGCATGTGGCAGGGCGAACTCGTCGTGCAGGGCCTGCGCGAGAAGGTTCCCGACATCGAGCCGTGGAAGAAGATGTTCTGCCCCGTCGACAACCTGACCCGGTTCACGCTCACCGAGAACGGCGTCACCCACACCGGTTCCGGCCTGTTCGAGGTCGCCGTGATCGGCCCGTGCGACCGCTACGGGTTCGACGGCGCCGGCGACGTCGCCCCCTGAACCACCACGACTTGCGAACGAGAATCAACCCCTCGGTCCTCGTTCGCCGCCCGCCCGGGCGGTCCTGTACCCCTCCCCCGACCAGGACCGCCCGGGCACCCTCCCTCCCCGACCGGGCCCGGCGTCACACCACAGCGAGAGGCCCGGATGGTGAACATCACCGTGAACCCGCCTGAACACTCGAATAAGCACAGGTAAGTTGCCTTCGTATGCATTGATGACCACACTCGTTTCCGCCGGAGACGACAGCGTGTGATCACCAGGGAAGGCGCCATGGACAGCAGTTCGCCGAAAACCACCATCGTTGTGCCCACATACAACGAACGCGACAACCTGCCGAAACTCGTCGAGCGGCTGGCTGCGTTGGAGGTCCCGAACCTGCACCTGCTGGTGGTCGACGACAACTCCCCCGACGGCACCGGCGACGTCGCCGAGAAACTGTCCGAGGAGTCGACGCTTCCCATCCGGGTGCTGCACCGCACCGTCAAGGACGGGCTCGGCCGTGCCTACGTCGCCGGCATGACCCGGGCACTCGACGAGGGCGCCGACATCGTCATCCAGATGGACGCCGACCTGTCGCACCCGACCGAGGTCGTCCCGACGATGATCCGCACCCTCACCACGACGGACGCCGCCGTGGTCCTCGGCTCCCGCTACGTGCCCGGCGGCGCGGTCGCGAGCGACTGGCCGTGGCACCGCAAGGCACTGTCGGCGTGGGCGAACTTCTACGTCAATGCGATCCTGCGGCTCGGCGTCAAGGACGCGACCGCCGGGTTCAAGGCGTGGCACGCCGACACGCTCCGCGCGATCGACGTCGCGTCCATCCACTCCAACGGCTACTCGTTCCAGGTGGAGATGAACTACCGCACCACCAGCCGCGGCATGCGCATCGCCGAGGTGCCGATCCGCTTCGAGGAGCGCATCGAAGGCGTCTCCAAGATGAGCCTGGGGGTCCAGCTCGAGTCGGCGCTGGTGCCGTGGAAGCTGCGGTTCGGCAAGAAGGCCTGATCCGGCGGTTCACCCGCCACGGGTGATTTCGACTCGGCCGCGCACATTCCCCGGAACTGTGCGCGGCCGAGTCGTTAGCGTGTCGATGTCACCGACACGAAGAGGTTCCCATGCGCGTCTTCCGTACGGCTTCCGTCACGGCCGCCCTCGCCGGAGCCGCCGCCCTGGCGTTCGCGCCGGCAGCGTCGGCCGCCACCGTCTACGACGTCACCGCGGTCCCGCCGATCGGGGTGGTGTACGCGAACACGATCACCACGCTCGCCGTCGTCGTCACCCCGACACCGGTGGGCGCCGACGCATCCACCCCGGTCACCGCCCGGATCACCGAACCCGACGGCGACACCCGCACCCTGACGATGCCGCTCACGCTCGGTGGGGCGACGGTGACCACCCGGACCCACGAGGCCGGGCGGTACACCGCCGTCTTCACCTATGCGCCGCCGTCGGGAACACCGGCGGAGACCACCCTGCAGTTCGACGTGGCGCCGTCCCCGTTCGGGTTCGGCAGCGCGTCCTGACCGCGGCGCCCGTCAGAGCCGGGTGACGTCGAGCGCGCCGTCGTGGAAGTCGGCGCGCAGCCGCTTCTTGTCGAACTTGCCGACGCTGGTCTTGGGGACCTCGGCGACCCGCGTCCAGTTCTCCGGCAGCTGCCACTTGGCGACCTTCTCCGCGAGGAAGTCCCGCAACTGGTCGAGGGTGGTGTCGCTGTCCTCGCGCAGCACCACCGCCACCAGCGGCCGCTCGTCCCACTTCTCGTCGGGGATGCCG from Prescottella sp. R16 includes these protein-coding regions:
- a CDS encoding phosphotransferase family protein; this encodes MSAEHTTGNPDFSEVARPGASRTDPAELAHRLQTWLRTTLPTDAEPQVVDVQVPDANGMSNETILFDAVWLETGERRHHHLVARIAPAPSGVPIFPSYDLDRQYRIMQAVGERSTVPVPRVYWSETSPEPLGGEFFVMERRDGLIPPDVMPYNFGSWLSECTDTERRRLQDASVGVLADLHAIPEPAQLFPDADEDSAAAALRAHVDGQRRYYEWATAGGPRSPLIERALDWLDTHCPSPSGPAVLCWGDSRIGNVIYRDFEPVAVLDWEMATIGPRELDLGWMIFIHRFFEDLAAVAGLPGLPDLLRRDDVARTYTDRTGHTPEDLDFYTLYAALRHAIIMFRIQCRAVAFGQAEAPADPDDMIMHRKALEEMLAGTYWGRVDGTEVA
- a CDS encoding polyprenol monophosphomannose synthase, translating into MDSSSPKTTIVVPTYNERDNLPKLVERLAALEVPNLHLLVVDDNSPDGTGDVAEKLSEESTLPIRVLHRTVKDGLGRAYVAGMTRALDEGADIVIQMDADLSHPTEVVPTMIRTLTTTDAAVVLGSRYVPGGAVASDWPWHRKALSAWANFYVNAILRLGVKDATAGFKAWHADTLRAIDVASIHSNGYSFQVEMNYRTTSRGMRIAEVPIRFEERIEGVSKMSLGVQLESALVPWKLRFGKKA